Within the Leptospira johnsonii genome, the region CGTTCCAGGACTGGAAGAAATGGTCCAAATTGGAAAGGTTCAGAAAATGATCTGTGGGTTTGGTTATACTATTCATCGCGAATACTCCTGAAAACGTTTTAGACCAATTTTCTCGATCAGTCAACGGCCGAAGGGGAAAACGGCACGATCTAAAAGTAAAAAGCAAACATACAGGATTTTCCGCATAATTTTGATTGAGTAAGAATCGGGACTTTTTAATCTAACGAAGACTTACTCAAATAGACTCGTAGGTTCAGGGATTTATGGATAACGAAAGAAGGCTGAAAAAGGTTTTGGATAATATGCCTATCCTTTTCTTTTCCTTGGATGAAAACCTTAGGCCTGTATCTTGGAACCATGAATGCCAAAGAGTTTTAGGGTTTTCTTCCCAGGAAATTTTGAATGATCAAAACTTCTCCTTTAAAAATCTGATCCAGGTAAAGGAAGAAGGGGAATCTTCCGAATTCAATCCTGAACTTCTGAACTCGGATTTTAAAAATTGGGAATTAGATCTAATTTCTAAGGAAGGAAAAGCCAAGTTAGTCTCTCTTTCTAATATTTCCTCAGAATTTCCCCTCTTTGGTTCCACGAAATGGTTCGTGGGAGTGGATATCACGAGGACCAAAGAAATTGAAAGGGAATTAAAAAGTTCCTTAAAAGAGCTTTCTGACTTTCAAACTGCACTTAACGCGGTTTCTATCGTGGCAATCACAGATAGGGCCGGGACAATCATTTATGTGAACCAGAACTTCTGCGATATCAGCGGTTATTCAAGGGACGAACTTTTAGGTCATAATCATCGTATCATCAACTCAGGATACCATCCTAAGGAATTTTTTGTAGATCTTTGGAAGACAATTGCCAAAGGAAAAATTTGGCAGGGTGAAATTAAGAACAAGGCTAAAGACGGAAGATATTATTGGGTGGATACCACTATTTCTCCCATCTTGGACGGTAACGGAAAACCATATCAATATCTGGCCATCCGTAACGATATCACTGAAAGAAAAGAAACGGAGGAGAAGGCGAGACACGCGGAGAATAATCTGAAAATCCTACAAGATAGGATGAGTCCTCATTTTCTTTTTAATACTTTGAGCATTATCCATTCTTATTTGCAGACAAATCCTGGGCTTGCGGATTCAGCCATTTTAATGCTTGCAGATAATTATAGATTTTTAATGGACCAGGCGAATCAGCAACTCGTCCCTTTCGATATAGAATGGGAATTTATGGAAAATTATCTCCAACTTCTGAAACTTAGGTTTTCCGACTTCTTAGAGGTGGAATCCGAAAAATCAGGGAATTTTAAGCAGTGTCAGATCCCACCTTTGACCTTGCAGCCTCTTGTGGAAAATTCGTATATACACGGTTTGAGAGATAGAAAAGGAAAAGGAAAGATCAGCGTCAAAGCTTCTATAGAAGACGGAAAAGCGATGGTAACCATCCGAGATAACGGAAAAG harbors:
- a CDS encoding PAS domain S-box protein, with the translated sequence MDNERRLKKVLDNMPILFFSLDENLRPVSWNHECQRVLGFSSQEILNDQNFSFKNLIQVKEEGESSEFNPELLNSDFKNWELDLISKEGKAKLVSLSNISSEFPLFGSTKWFVGVDITRTKEIERELKSSLKELSDFQTALNAVSIVAITDRAGTIIYVNQNFCDISGYSRDELLGHNHRIINSGYHPKEFFVDLWKTIAKGKIWQGEIKNKAKDGRYYWVDTTISPILDGNGKPYQYLAIRNDITERKETEEKARHAENNLKILQDRMSPHFLFNTLSIIHSYLQTNPGLADSAILMLADNYRFLMDQANQQLVPFDIEWEFMENYLQLLKLRFSDFLEVESEKSGNFKQCQIPPLTLQPLVENSYIHGLRDRKGKGKISVKASIEDGKAMVTIRDNGKGLSDANIHSRSIANISERLKFYLYDSEVKIENHPEGGAVVTIGFKSAKN